The Armatimonadota bacterium nucleotide sequence CCGGGAGCTGCGGCGCGCCAGAGGGCTAACGCAACGGGCCCTAGCCGGGGACGACCTGTCGGAGAGCTTCATCAGCATGCTGGAGCACGACAAGGTCCGCCCCTCCATGGGATCGCTGCGCCTGCTGGCCGACCGCCTCGGGGTCCCCCTTTCCACGCTCATTGACGACCGGCCTCGCCCTGACGAGACCGACGCTCTGCTGCGCCACGGCGATGTCCTGCTCCGGCAGCACCGCTTCACCCCCGCCATGGAGCACTATCAGGCGGCCCAGGCGCTGGCCGAACGGCTGGGCGACCCCCAGCGCCTCGCGGAGGCCCACCTGGGCATGGGACAGGCACTACTCGGAGTCAGGCAGTTCGACCTGGCCGAGCACCACCTGGAGCAGGCCGGGCACCACGCCCACACCGTGGGGGACCTGCGCCTGCAGGCCCTGGTAGCCCAGGCCCGTGGCCTGCTGGCCATCCGGCAGCGCCGTTTCACCGCAGCCCGTCTACACCTGGCAGAGGCCCTCGCCCTGATCCGACAGATCTCGCCCCCGGATCGGCGCCTGGAGGCGGTCATCCTCACCAACCTGGGCCGCGTGTACGTCAACCTGAGCCTGCCGCTCCAGGCTCTTGAGTGCTTCCAGGCGGCCAGACCGCTGCTGGAAGCGGCTTCCGATCCTATGGGCCTGGCCACGCT carries:
- a CDS encoding tetratricopeptide repeat protein → MTLGARIRELRRARGLTQRALAGDDLSESFISMLEHDKVRPSMGSLRLLADRLGVPLSTLIDDRPRPDETDALLRHGDVLLRQHRFTPAMEHYQAAQALAERLGDPQRLAEAHLGMGQALLGVRQFDLAEHHLEQAGHHAHTVGDLRLQALVAQARGLLAIRQRRFTAARLHLAEALALIRQISPPDRRLEAVILTNLGRVYVNLSLPLQALECFQAARPLLEAASDPMGLATLQINSGMAYAQQRAFDEAAREFRQAAEFLLVQENLQLLGAVKRNLAMLLLDRGDAAGAEPLLRQSLAIARQLADDAGQAHTLTELARAALVQNRVAEAEDLAREARRLAAQV